The DNA segment GGTGGCCGGGATACTCATAGTAATGGTAGTAAAGCAGGTCTCTCCACTGCGAAGGGGACTGCCCTTTCAACAAGGGCACCACACTCACGCCCTGCAAATCAGAAGGGCGGTCCACCCCGGCCAATTCAAGGAAGGTGCTTGCCATGTCGATATTTTGCACCAGGTCCTCATTGACCGATCCAGCCGGAACCTTGCTGGGCCAGCGAGCGACCAAAGGCGTCCGAAACGACTCTTCATACATAAAGCGCTTATCAAACCAACCGTGCTCTCCCATGTAGAAGCCCTGATCCGAACTGTAGAAAACGATGGTGTTTTCGGCCAAGCCGGCTTCCTCCAACCAGTCCATGACCTCGCCGACGGAATCATCGACTGACTTGGTGCAGCGCAGATAATCTTTCAGGTAACGCTGGTATTTCCAGCGAACCAAGTCCTCTCCTTTCAGATTGGCTGCCAAAAAGGCCTCATTCTTTGGTTGGTAAGCGGCATTCCAGGCCTTTCGCTGCGCTGCACTCATACGGCCTATGACCCGCTTTTTTAAGGTGTCTTTCTCGTCCCGCTCTTGGATCTTCAGGTCTTTCCCATAAGTCATCGTCTTGGCGAGAGAGAGATCCTGGTTCATGGCCGGCGAAGCCCGATTGCTGTAATCGTCGAAGAGATTATCCGGCTCAGGCATTGTAACGTCGTCATAGAGGGTGAGGTATTTCGGGGCGGGCGACCATTCTCGATGCGGCGCTTTATGCTGCATCATCAGCATGAAAGGCTTGGAGGCATCTCGGTCCTCAAGCCATTTTAGGGTTTTTTCGGTGATGATCTCAGTGACGTAGCCTGGCTCCCGATACTTGCCCCCGGCATTGATGAAGTCGGGATTGTAATAATGGCCCTGGCCTGGCAGGATATCCCAGTGATCAAAACCGGTTGGCTCGCTCGCGAGATGCCATTTCCCAATGACCGCGGTCAGGTAGCCGGCCTGCCGCAACAATTTCGGAAAGGTCTGCTGTGAACCGTCAAAGCGAGACTTGTTGTCCATGAAGCCATTCAAATGGCTGTGCTTGCCTGTTAAAATGGCGGCTCTCGCCGGCCCGCAGATCGAGTTGCAGACATAGGACCGATCAAAACGCATGCCCTCTCGTGCGAGGCGATCAATATTCGGGGAGGGATCCAAATGGGCGAAGCGCCCTTGGTAGGCCCCGATTGTTTGGAAGGCATGATCA comes from the Verrucomicrobiota bacterium genome and includes:
- a CDS encoding sulfatase yields the protein MRRSHSILLLWSLLLLAQASLAGAETRPNIIWIFSDDHAFQTIGAYQGRFAHLDPSPNIDRLAREGMRFDRSYVCNSICGPARAAILTGKHSHLNGFMDNKSRFDGSQQTFPKLLRQAGYLTAVIGKWHLASEPTGFDHWDILPGQGHYYNPDFINAGGKYREPGYVTEIITEKTLKWLEDRDASKPFMLMMQHKAPHREWSPAPKYLTLYDDVTMPEPDNLFDDYSNRASPAMNQDLSLAKTMTYGKDLKIQERDEKDTLKKRVIGRMSAAQRKAWNAAYQPKNEAFLAANLKGEDLVRWKYQRYLKDYLRCTKSVDDSVGEVMDWLEEAGLAENTIVFYSSDQGFYMGEHGWFDKRFMYEESFRTPLVARWPSKVPAGSVNEDLVQNIDMASTFLELAGVDRPSDLQGVSVVPLLKGQSPSQWRDLLYYHYYEYPGHHSVRRHEGVFDSRFKLIRFYGKGVQGGEEWEFFDLEKDPSEMNSVYSNPEYAPKVEEMKIKLAELRTKYQVTEENTRVRKSG